In the genome of Sphaeramia orbicularis chromosome 13, fSphaOr1.1, whole genome shotgun sequence, one region contains:
- the LOC115431489 gene encoding cdc42 effector protein 2 yields the protein MPAKTPMYLKTTTPKKGKKLRLRDVLSGDMISPPLGDVRHSAHVGPEGEGDMFGDVGFLQGKMDMLPTLSRAQNGRSHSVDRHQDEGFGAKPDPHDYSYNGFHYQHSAAGLLKTTISMPVFIAHEQAPPKPPRLHLGDPSPPSQNAESGHRQAPSGGQDPSVTLYENSVVGHFASEPCRNISLSPTIRKLVPSSGSFSEVSSDDSLSETCGPLDVRRGLSLDSDAGLSNEDLRSERSESPCTPFLTAPSSVSRSDSMAGLDLDLGPSILDDVLGIMDRYKTVDDRCEL from the coding sequence ATGCCGGCAAAGACGCCCATGTACCTAAAAACTACAACACCCAAGAAAGGGAAGAAACTGAGGCTTCGGGACGTCCTGTCAGGAGACATGATCAGCCCGCCTCTGGGCGACGTCCGCCACAGCGCCCACGTGGGACCTGAGGGCGAGGGCGACATGTTTGGAGACGTGGGCTTCCTTCAGGGGAAGATGGACATGCTGCCGACGCTGAGTCGAGCGCAGAACGGGCGCTCGCACAGCGTGGACCGACACCAGGACGAGGGCTTCGGCGCCAAACCGGACCCACATGACTACTCGTACAACGGCTTCCACTACCAGCACAGCGCCGCGGGGCTGCTGAAGACCACCATCTCCATGCCCGTGTTCATCGCTCACGAACAGGCCCCGCCCAAACCGCCACGCCTCCACCTGGGCGACCCCTCCCCCCCCTCACAAAACGCAGAGTCGGGCCACAGGCAGGCTCCGAGCGGCGGTCAAGACCCGAGTGTGACGCTGTATGAGAACAGCGTGGTGGGACACTTCGCCTCCGAGCCCTGCCGGAACATCTCCCTGTCCCCCACCATCCGCAAACTTGTCCCCTCCTCCGGGTCCTTCTCCGAGGTCTCCTCTGATGACTCCTTATCGGAGACCTGCGGGCCCCTGGACGTTCGCCGGGGCCTCAGTCTGGACTCGGACGCCGGTCTGAGTAACGAGGACCTGAGGAGCGAACGCAGCGAGTCCCCGTGCACCCCCTTCCTCACGGCGCCGTCCAGTGTGTCCCGATCTGACTCTATGGCCGGGTTAGACCTGGACCTGGGGCCGTCGATCCTGGACGACGTCCTGGGCATCATGGACCGCTACAAGACCGTGGACGACCGCTGTGAGCTGTGA